One Oryza brachyantha chromosome 3, ObraRS2, whole genome shotgun sequence DNA segment encodes these proteins:
- the LOC102720783 gene encoding fatty acyl-CoA reductase 2, chloroplastic-like codes for MGMSSCVNLSRAAAAAAKRQGFAAVSGNRGHGRSVLPVALPSRRKGSSGGVACCVSSSSSSSSVRGKNSGAGSPAASEVHADGIGIAQFLGGKNFLITGGTGFLAKVLIEKILRTNPDVGKIYVLIKAKDSDAALKRLQNEVVDTELFRCLQEIHGKDYHSFVARKLVPVVGDVREANVGIAPELASVIAEEVDIIVNSAANTTFDERYDVAMDINTVGPFRIMSFAQRFRRLKLFLQVSTAYVNGQRQGVVLEKPFRLGDTIAKELGSSSDSEEHKNTILDIEAEIKLAFDHRRHSDDSASFSEEMKELGLERAKLHGWQDTYVFTKAMGEMVINSMRGDIPVVTIRPSVIESTWSDPFPGWMEGNRMMDPVVLYYGKGQLSGFLADPEGVLDVVPADMVVNATLASMAKHGRGGAAAAAEGMQVYHVASSTVNPLVFGELSRFLFQHFTRAPYSDAAGRPIHVPPMRLFDSMEQFASYVETDALLRSTRLAGAGDERLSQRVRELCAKSVEQTVHLGSIYQPYTFYGGRFDNGNTEAMIAEMSEAEKTQFHFDVRSIDWTDYITNVHIPGLRKHVMKGRGAAGPGAGAAASSSSSNASLLAGAPV; via the exons ATGGGGATGAGTTCATGCGTGAACCTatcccgtgccgccgccgccgccgcgaaaCGACAGGGTTTTGCTGCTGTCAGCGGCAACCGGGGTCATGGCAGAAGCGTGCTTCCAGTTGCGCTGCCAtcgaggaggaaggggagcagtggtggcgtggcgtgctgcgtctcctcctcgtcgtcgtcctcctccgtgCGCGGCAAGAACTCAGGAGCCGGGTccccggcggcgtcggaggTTCACGCCGACGGCATTGGGATCGCGCAGTTCCTCGGCGGCAAGAACTTCCTCATCACCGGCGGAACTGGGTTCCTGGCGAAAG TTCTCATCGAGAAAATCTTGCGAACGAACCCCGATGTTGGCAAGATATACGTGCTGATCAAGGCGAAGGACAGCGACGCAGCACTGAAACGATTGCAGAACGAG GTTGTGGACACAGAATTGTTCAGGTGTCTGCAGGAAATCCATGGCAAGGACTACCACAGCTTCGTCGCAAGAAAGCTGGTTCCTGTGGTTGGAGATGTCAGAGAAGCCAACGTTGGCATCGCCCCAGAGCTAGCCAGTGTGATCGCTGAAGAGGTTGACATCATCGTGAACTCAGCAGCAAACACCACTTTCGATGAGAG GTACGATGTTGCTATGGACATCAACACCGTGGGGCCATTCAGGATAATGAGCTTCGCGCAGCGGTTTCGAAGGCTGAAGCTGTTCTTGCAAGTGTCGACAG CATATGTGAACGGGCAGAGGCAAGGTGTGGTGCTGGAGAAGCCATTTCGGCTGGGTGACACCATAGCCAAGGAGCTGGGGTCGTCTTCAGATTCTGAAGAACACAAGAACACCATTCTCGATATCGAAGCAGAGATCAAGCTAGCTTTTGACCACAGGAGACACTCTGATGACTCGGCTTCTTTCTCTGAAGAAATGAAAGAGTTAGGATTAGAGAG GGCGAAACTCCATGGTTGGCAAGACACTTATGTGTTCACCAAGGCCATGGGAGAGATGGTGATCAACAGCATGAGAGGAGACATACCGGTGGTCACCATCAGGCCTAGCGTCATCGAGAGCACCTGGAGCGACCCATTCCCTGGTTGGATGGAAGGCAACAG GATGATGGATCCCGTTGTGCTGTACTACGGCAAAGGCCAGCTGAGTGGGTTCCTCGCCGATCCGGAGGGTGTTCTTGACGTG GTTCCGGCGGACATGGTGGTGAACGCGACGCTGGCGTCGATGGCGAAGCacgggcgcggcggggcggcggcggcggcggaggggatgcAGGTGTACCACGTGGCGTCGTCGACGGTGAACCCGCTGGTGTTCGGCGAGCTGAGCCGGTTCCTCTTCCAGCACTTCACGAGGGCGCCGTACAGCGACGCGGCGGGGCGGCCCATCCACGTGCCGCCGATGCGGCTGTTCGACAGCATGGAGCAGTTCGCCAGCTACGTCGAGACGGACGCGCTGCTGCGGAGCAcccggctcgccggcgccggggatgAGAGGCTGTCGCAGCGCGTGCGCGAGCTCTGCGCCAAGTCCGTCGAGCAGACCGTCCACCTCGGCAGCATCTACCAGCCCTACACCTTCTACGGCGGAAG GTTCGACAATGGCAACACGGAGGCGATGATCGCGGAGATGTCGGAGGCGGAGAAGACGCAGTTCCACTTCGACGTGCGGAGCATCGACTGGACGGACTACATCACCAACGTGCACATCCCGGGGCTCAGGAAGCACGTCATGAAGGGGAggggcgccgccggccccggcgccggcgccgccgcgtcgtcgtcgtcgtcaaacGCCTcgctgctcgccggcgccccCGTCTGA
- the LOC102721344 gene encoding serine/threonine-protein phosphatase PP2A-4 catalytic subunit-like gives MEPMSVDGGGGCGGLDTQIEQLMQCRPLAEQEVKALCEKAKEILMEESNVQPVKSPVTICGDIHGQFHDLVELFRIGGKCPDTNYLFMGDYVDRGYYSVETVTLLVALKVRHPHRITILRGNHESRQITQVYGFYDECLRKYGNANVWKIFTDLFDYFPLTALVESEIFCLHGGLSPSIENLDGVRSLDRVQEVPHEGPMCDLLWSDPDDRCGWGISPRGAGYTFGQDISEQFNHTNNLKLVARAHQLVMEGYNWAHEQKVVTIFSAPNYCYRCGNMASILEVDDCNSHTFIQFEPAPRRGEPDVTRRTPDYFL, from the exons aTGGAGCCCATGAGCGTGGACGGAGGCGGGGGATGCGGGGGCCTGGACACGCAGATCGAGCAGCTGATGCAGTGCCGCCCGCTCGCCGAGCAGGAG GTTAAAGCACTGTGCGAGAAGGCCAAGGAGATATTGATGGAGGAAAGCAATGTTCAG CCTGTCAAAAGCCCAGTAACAATTTGCGGTGATATTCACGGACAATTCCATGATCTTGTAGAACTTTTTCGGATTGGTGGGAAG TGCCCAGatactaattatttatttatggggGATTATGTGGATCGTGGCTATTACTCTGTTGAGACTGTTACT CTTTTGGTAGCACTGAAGGTGCGTCATCCACATCGGATTACAATCCTTCGCGGAAACCACGAGAGCCGGCAG ATCACGCAGGTTTATGGATTCTACGACGAATGTTTACGAAA GTATGGCAATGCAAATGTATGGAAGATATTCACAGATCTTTTTGATTATTTTCCATTGACGGCACTG gtggaatctgaaattttctGCCTGCATGGTGGTTTATCTCCGTCAATTGAGAACCTTGATGGTGTGCGTAGCTTAGATCGTGTCCAAGAGGTTCCACATGAGGGACCTATGTGTGATCTTCTATGGTCTGATCCAGATGATCGCTGTGGTTGGGGCATCTCTCCTCGTGGTGCTGGCTACACTTTTGGCCAG GATATATCTGAGCAATTCAATCATACCAACAATCTCAAACTTGTAGCTCGGGCTCATCAACTAGTTATGGAAGGATATAATTGGGCTCAT GAACAAAAagttgtgactatatttagtGCTCCAAATTATTGTTACCGATGTGGGAATATGGCATCCATTTTGGAAGTTGATGACTGCAACAGCCATACATTTATTCAG TTTGAGCCCGCTCCTAGGAGAGGTGAGCCTGATGTGACACGGAGGACGCCTGATTATTTCCTTTGA